In Fervidobacterium thailandense, a genomic segment contains:
- the guaA gene encoding glutamine-hydrolyzing GMP synthase, translating to MRKTVVVLDFGSQYTQLILRRVRELGFYSELVPYDATEQEVTKLQPAAFILSGGPASVYDENAPKIPDYVFKSGLPVLGICYGLQALVHQLGGRVERSDRREFGPAKLHVEKGIGVFEDLPAEFTVWMSHSDRVEELPDGFEGIARSENSPYAAIRSLDGRYYGVQFHPEVIHTQYGKEILRNFLKKVAHLEENWSMSDLSEELIRQLRERIGGGRVILALSGGVDSSVVAMLLHRAVGNRFIPIFVNTGLLRKNEPEEVIRTFDGLGIKIHYVDASERFFKVLDGVEDPEEKRKRIGHTFIDVFYEEAMKLRELYGDVKYLAQGTLYPDVIESKVAERKAGAKIKTHHNVGGLPENLPFEIVEPLRYLFKDEVRALGKVLGLPDSILKRHPFPGPGLAVRIIGPVTREAVVLLQEVDHIFIQELKSWGLYDQVWQAFAVLLPIKTVGVMGDYRTYENVVALRAVTSEDGMTADWAKLPHEFLNHVAKRIVNEVKGVNRVVYDITSKPPATIEWE from the coding sequence ATGAGGAAGACTGTGGTGGTTCTGGACTTCGGTTCCCAGTACACACAACTCATCCTCAGACGAGTACGCGAGCTCGGATTTTATTCCGAACTCGTTCCGTACGATGCAACCGAGCAGGAGGTTACGAAACTCCAGCCCGCTGCATTCATCCTTTCCGGAGGCCCTGCGAGTGTTTACGATGAAAATGCCCCTAAAATTCCGGATTACGTCTTTAAAAGTGGATTACCGGTCCTCGGTATCTGTTACGGCCTCCAAGCACTCGTTCACCAGCTCGGTGGTCGGGTCGAAAGGTCCGACAGACGCGAATTCGGACCCGCGAAGCTACATGTGGAAAAGGGAATCGGTGTGTTTGAAGACCTGCCGGCGGAGTTCACCGTGTGGATGAGCCACTCCGATAGGGTGGAGGAACTTCCAGATGGATTCGAAGGAATCGCCCGTAGTGAAAATTCCCCGTACGCGGCGATCAGGAGCTTGGATGGTAGGTACTACGGCGTACAATTCCATCCGGAGGTTATCCATACCCAGTACGGTAAGGAGATTCTCCGAAATTTCCTCAAAAAAGTAGCCCATCTTGAAGAGAACTGGTCGATGAGTGATCTCTCCGAGGAACTCATCCGCCAGCTTCGCGAACGGATAGGTGGTGGGCGAGTCATCTTGGCGCTCTCCGGCGGTGTCGATTCGTCCGTCGTCGCGATGCTACTTCATCGTGCGGTGGGAAACAGGTTCATCCCGATATTTGTTAACACCGGATTGTTGCGCAAGAACGAGCCGGAGGAAGTGATTAGAACGTTCGATGGTTTGGGGATAAAGATCCATTACGTGGATGCCTCGGAGCGGTTTTTTAAGGTTTTGGACGGTGTTGAGGATCCGGAGGAAAAGCGGAAAAGGATCGGGCATACATTTATAGACGTTTTTTACGAAGAGGCGATGAAACTCAGAGAACTGTACGGCGATGTCAAGTACCTGGCACAAGGAACGTTGTATCCCGATGTGATAGAGAGTAAGGTTGCCGAACGCAAGGCAGGTGCGAAGATTAAAACACACCACAACGTTGGGGGATTACCGGAGAATTTACCGTTCGAAATCGTTGAACCGCTGAGGTACCTTTTCAAGGACGAAGTACGTGCGCTCGGTAAAGTTCTCGGACTTCCAGATTCGATTCTGAAGCGTCATCCGTTCCCGGGCCCCGGCTTGGCTGTCAGAATAATAGGCCCGGTAACCAGAGAGGCCGTCGTCCTGTTGCAAGAAGTGGATCATATCTTCATCCAAGAGCTTAAATCGTGGGGACTTTACGATCAGGTCTGGCAGGCGTTTGCCGTGTTACTGCCCATAAAGACCGTGGGAGTGATGGGAGACTACAGGACCTACGAAAACGTCGTTGCGCTGAGAGCCGTCACGAGTGAGGATGGTATGACGGCCGATTGGGCAAAATTGCCGCACGAATTTCTCAATCACGTGGCAAAGCGCATTGTCAACGAAGTGAAGGGCGTGAACCGCGTGGTTTACGATATTACCTCCAAACCACCGGCAACCATCGAATGGGAATGA
- the flgK gene encoding flagellar hook-associated protein FlgK, with protein sequence MPDISLFGTLNTGLLGVYASKLAMNVVAHNIANANTPGFSRQRPELLTMPPIPTTSLTQPAIPLQIGTGVYVRDIKRIRDQFLDLQYRQVNNKYNYWDVMTSNIHFVEQLIAEPSEAGIRYLFDSFWSGIEEVITDPTNTAAKRGLVSRAEELVQHMKDLYYRLEQLRVDLDNEIAQRASQINAMLKRLADINAKVRIAVSLKYSPNDLLDERDRILDELSNLADIYYYEDAAGQITLRIGNQIVLTGQDVVELRALDRPFGKGFKELFAGNSKVVVNDGRLKALFDLRDNVLVKYMNRLDEFALSLSDEFNLVHQDGFNGDGSVTGLKFFNDISADRIQDSVLYRLAGAKRVENGPINFISGMSDRKDFADILTKPFIEKGSIVFFNGTDKIFSARVNPYDKVEDFQATLSAIADRWFDLKIGAHGDGGYRLYFESSQNLRHTLALDFNGNMFNTMGFATRNVDVFVVNESDFKVKAGNYKIAVNGKEAIISVTSSTTLGDLAKQLTAEFGTEIVAYVHDGKLLIIPTLKNNFNVKQIKLSDPDGLFTQANIHLETYKALDTGIETLENILKRSQAFSIRIGATEIRIDPTKMTLRDLAQKINEANTGILAEVTPHSKFVIRSSRSLGFELKKVIQGPEALWSALGFIDPDGDPSNDWDEGFVFLNPYEKPEDQRMRYIKADALFIDKRLPMEPYRFVEKLAVNSTIRSNPETLAVDIGYTEDNPNWDAKVFRPSGRANTKIVEYLSALKYKKLLNDGLESFNEYLGSVVAELGVEGETAMKIKNNTDLMKKEIDGERERVKGVSLDEEMANMIKYQHAFNAAARVMTAVDEMIGRVIDRLGVVGR encoded by the coding sequence ATGCCCGACATAAGCCTCTTTGGCACGTTGAACACCGGTCTTCTTGGAGTTTACGCGAGTAAACTTGCAATGAACGTTGTGGCACACAACATTGCCAACGCCAACACACCGGGCTTCTCGAGACAGAGACCTGAACTTCTCACCATGCCACCGATACCAACGACATCGCTCACACAACCGGCCATCCCGCTCCAAATTGGTACCGGTGTTTACGTGAGGGACATCAAACGTATAAGGGATCAATTCCTGGACCTTCAATATCGCCAGGTCAACAACAAGTACAACTACTGGGATGTGATGACCTCCAACATCCACTTCGTTGAACAACTCATCGCCGAACCATCCGAGGCCGGTATCAGGTACCTGTTCGATTCCTTCTGGTCCGGCATAGAGGAGGTCATCACCGACCCGACGAACACCGCCGCAAAGCGCGGGCTCGTGAGTAGAGCTGAGGAACTCGTCCAGCATATGAAAGACCTCTACTATCGCCTTGAGCAACTTCGCGTTGACTTGGACAACGAAATCGCCCAGAGGGCATCGCAGATAAATGCAATGTTGAAACGATTAGCGGATATAAACGCGAAAGTCCGTATTGCCGTGAGTTTGAAATACTCACCGAACGATTTACTCGATGAACGCGACAGGATACTTGATGAACTCTCAAATCTCGCAGACATTTATTACTACGAAGACGCAGCGGGCCAGATTACCTTGAGAATCGGTAACCAGATCGTCCTGACCGGCCAAGATGTTGTAGAGTTGCGTGCACTCGACCGGCCATTTGGAAAGGGGTTCAAAGAGCTGTTTGCTGGAAACTCAAAAGTTGTCGTGAACGACGGCAGGCTCAAGGCTTTGTTCGATTTGAGGGACAACGTACTCGTTAAATACATGAACCGCCTTGATGAGTTCGCACTCTCTTTGAGTGATGAGTTCAACCTCGTACATCAGGACGGTTTCAACGGTGACGGGAGCGTTACGGGTTTAAAGTTCTTCAACGACATCTCCGCCGACAGGATACAAGATTCCGTGCTTTACCGCTTGGCTGGAGCAAAGCGCGTGGAAAACGGTCCGATAAACTTCATCTCCGGGATGTCAGATAGAAAAGACTTTGCTGACATACTGACAAAACCGTTCATCGAGAAGGGCTCAATCGTTTTCTTCAACGGTACCGATAAGATCTTCAGCGCACGGGTTAATCCTTACGATAAAGTGGAGGACTTCCAAGCAACTCTGAGCGCGATAGCGGACAGGTGGTTCGATCTGAAAATCGGTGCGCACGGTGATGGTGGTTACAGGTTGTACTTCGAATCGAGCCAGAACCTGAGGCACACGCTGGCACTTGACTTCAACGGTAACATGTTCAACACGATGGGATTTGCCACGCGAAATGTTGACGTTTTTGTGGTTAACGAATCGGATTTTAAGGTCAAAGCGGGGAATTACAAAATCGCTGTCAACGGAAAAGAAGCGATCATTTCGGTGACGAGTTCAACAACACTCGGTGACCTGGCCAAACAATTGACCGCAGAATTCGGAACCGAGATCGTTGCTTACGTTCACGACGGTAAGCTTCTGATCATCCCAACGCTTAAAAACAATTTCAACGTGAAGCAGATAAAACTGTCTGACCCGGACGGACTCTTCACCCAGGCGAACATTCACCTGGAGACCTATAAGGCACTCGATACCGGAATCGAAACCCTCGAGAACATCCTCAAGAGAAGTCAGGCCTTCTCGATACGGATCGGTGCCACGGAAATAAGGATCGATCCGACGAAGATGACGCTTAGGGACCTTGCGCAAAAAATAAACGAGGCGAACACCGGTATCTTAGCTGAGGTAACACCGCACAGCAAATTCGTCATCCGTAGCTCAAGGTCCCTTGGTTTCGAACTCAAAAAAGTTATCCAAGGCCCTGAAGCCCTCTGGAGTGCACTCGGGTTCATCGATCCGGATGGAGATCCTTCGAACGATTGGGATGAAGGTTTCGTCTTCTTAAACCCGTACGAAAAACCGGAAGATCAGCGCATGAGGTACATCAAAGCGGATGCACTGTTCATAGACAAACGCCTCCCGATGGAGCCGTATCGTTTCGTGGAGAAACTCGCCGTGAATTCGACGATAAGGAGCAATCCTGAAACACTCGCGGTGGACATCGGTTATACGGAGGATAACCCGAACTGGGATGCGAAAGTTTTCAGGCCCTCCGGACGTGCGAACACCAAGATTGTTGAGTACTTATCAGCTTTGAAGTACAAAAAGCTCTTGAACGACGGTCTCGAGTCCTTCAATGAGTACCTTGGAAGTGTCGTTGCAGAGCTCGGCGTTGAGGGCGAAACTGCGATGAAGATAAAGAACAACACCGATTTGATGAAGAAGGAAATTGACGGTGAACGTGAAAGAGTTAAAGGTGTGTCACTCGACGAAGAAATGGCCAACATGATAAAGTACCAGCACGCGTTCAACGCAGCCGCACGCGTTATGACCGCTGTTGATGAAATGATCGGCCGCGTGATTGACCGACTCGGCGTGGTCGGTAGATAA
- a CDS encoding tRNA1(Val) (adenine(37)-N6)-methyltransferase, which produces MWSETFSTDIIKEIRTVDTIHHRPTHASAFLVWYAKPTRDVKNVIELGSGTGIVALSMAKLYNVRVDGVELQPHLCELAQKGAELNGVSELVKFYNIDVRDVKKHFRPESYDMVVSNLPFHIGRESPYEEKKISKSATLELIDAFIEATAYLLKNKGTFVFVCSPKITVYMIEHLALKKLIVQRLGILYGAPGKNPKIVALRGKKNGGYELVITSHYANA; this is translated from the coding sequence ATGTGGAGTGAAACGTTCAGCACGGACATAATCAAGGAAATTAGGACGGTGGACACCATCCATCATCGGCCGACTCATGCGTCGGCTTTTTTAGTTTGGTACGCGAAACCGACGCGTGATGTGAAAAACGTCATCGAACTCGGAAGTGGAACGGGGATAGTTGCACTTTCGATGGCGAAGTTGTACAATGTACGTGTGGACGGTGTTGAGTTACAACCTCATCTTTGTGAACTCGCGCAAAAGGGTGCGGAGCTGAACGGTGTTTCGGAGCTTGTTAAATTTTACAACATCGACGTACGGGATGTGAAAAAACATTTCAGACCCGAGAGTTACGATATGGTCGTCTCGAACCTACCTTTTCACATCGGTAGGGAAAGCCCGTACGAGGAGAAGAAAATTTCGAAGAGTGCGACACTCGAGCTGATAGACGCGTTTATAGAAGCCACGGCTTACCTGTTGAAAAACAAAGGTACGTTCGTTTTCGTGTGCTCCCCGAAGATAACCGTCTACATGATCGAACATTTGGCGCTCAAGAAACTGATCGTTCAAAGACTCGGTATCCTCTACGGAGCACCTGGGAAAAATCCCAAGATCGTCGCACTGAGGGGCAAGAAGAACGGAGGTTACGAACTCGTGATCACATCACATTACGCGAACGCATGA
- the flgM gene encoding flagellar biosynthesis anti-sigma factor FlgM produces the protein MIDRVNRAGQMQGAQHIQETKGKEAKKGEKLREKEEKEALLIEDGKKVAEYIAMAKNYPEVRTELVQKLKEAIENGTFKIDVDKIARKLLGE, from the coding sequence ATGATAGACAGGGTGAACAGGGCCGGGCAAATGCAGGGGGCCCAGCATATCCAGGAAACGAAAGGAAAGGAAGCGAAGAAGGGAGAAAAGTTAAGGGAGAAGGAAGAAAAAGAAGCCTTACTCATCGAGGATGGCAAAAAAGTGGCAGAGTACATCGCCATGGCCAAGAACTACCCGGAAGTGCGGACGGAATTGGTCCAAAAGCTCAAAGAAGCCATCGAGAACGGAACGTTTAAAATTGACGTGGACAAGATAGCGAGAAAATTACTCGGTGAGTGA
- a CDS encoding ABC transporter permease, protein MERTHRTVAKRLWTSKLASIVPLVYLFAALLVPFAVNLHFVGGVNWRAIVENSGKIRFTIWQAFLSSVLTMLIGLPGAYLVGRTRMHPLVKKIFRIMASVPFVLPGITMAIGFFLAFGRNGLYTRFLQLFGFSPRILYTFGAVLLGHVFYNFPLFIRIVGEAWEALDGHIIESAKLDGASNWDIFRFVELPILLPSILRAFFLTYVYTFTSFSVVLILGGIKYSTIEVAIYMYSRILFDFKSAAALMIFQLIFIATLGYLTSTKLGTEEKHYHVHLEKFPKWGIGFLVLASVLIFVPLVYSGLSGFVDFFGKFSLENFKLLFSGDLEYLIGASLSQIVFYTLLIAVSSTLLAIAIGTIAGYFSSRGMKVQYIVLLPTALSSVTIAFSYVLLKFPPVLKIIVVHSLINLPIVFGILDAGWRKVSQSLLEAARIDGARTFRLLSKVVFPLMWRAVMTAFVYAFTISVGETSATLTLAEPPIMTFAVAVFRLMSSRNVEIAMALNTLYFAFVLVLFTLVELSRTGE, encoded by the coding sequence ATGGAACGCACGCATCGAACGGTTGCAAAAAGGCTTTGGACCAGTAAGCTTGCCAGCATCGTACCGCTGGTTTACTTATTTGCTGCGTTGCTAGTCCCGTTCGCGGTCAACTTACACTTTGTTGGCGGTGTGAACTGGCGAGCGATCGTTGAGAACTCGGGTAAGATCCGCTTCACGATTTGGCAAGCATTTCTATCTTCTGTACTCACGATGCTCATCGGCCTGCCGGGTGCGTACCTTGTGGGACGGACACGAATGCACCCGCTGGTGAAGAAGATTTTCCGAATCATGGCAAGCGTCCCGTTCGTTTTACCCGGCATTACGATGGCCATCGGATTTTTCCTGGCGTTCGGAAGAAATGGTTTGTACACGAGGTTTCTCCAGCTCTTCGGTTTCTCCCCAAGGATACTCTACACCTTCGGCGCCGTACTACTGGGTCATGTGTTCTACAACTTTCCGCTATTTATCAGGATCGTGGGAGAGGCTTGGGAAGCCTTAGATGGCCATATCATCGAATCGGCAAAATTGGATGGTGCATCGAATTGGGACATCTTCAGATTCGTAGAGTTACCTATCCTGCTACCATCCATACTCAGGGCCTTCTTCTTGACGTACGTGTACACTTTCACGAGCTTTTCCGTTGTCCTGATACTCGGTGGAATCAAGTATTCGACCATCGAAGTGGCAATTTACATGTACTCGAGGATCTTGTTCGATTTTAAGTCCGCCGCGGCGCTGATGATATTCCAGTTAATCTTCATCGCGACGTTGGGTTATCTTACATCAACCAAGCTCGGAACGGAAGAGAAGCATTACCACGTGCACTTGGAAAAATTTCCGAAATGGGGCATCGGGTTCCTGGTACTGGCATCCGTGCTCATATTCGTACCACTCGTTTACTCAGGATTATCGGGATTCGTTGACTTTTTCGGAAAATTTTCCCTGGAGAATTTCAAACTACTCTTTTCCGGTGATCTGGAGTACTTAATAGGAGCGAGCCTAAGCCAGATAGTCTTTTACACGTTGCTGATAGCCGTAAGTTCAACACTTTTGGCTATCGCGATCGGCACGATAGCCGGTTACTTCTCGAGTAGGGGTATGAAGGTGCAGTACATCGTGCTCCTCCCTACAGCACTCTCGTCGGTGACGATCGCTTTTTCCTACGTTTTGCTCAAGTTTCCACCCGTACTGAAAATCATTGTCGTGCACTCGTTGATAAACCTCCCCATCGTTTTCGGTATACTCGATGCCGGTTGGAGGAAGGTATCGCAGAGCCTATTGGAAGCGGCAAGGATCGATGGTGCGAGGACCTTTAGGCTACTTTCGAAGGTTGTTTTTCCGCTTATGTGGCGGGCCGTGATGACGGCGTTCGTCTACGCGTTCACCATCTCCGTCGGTGAAACGTCGGCTACGTTGACCCTCGCCGAGCCGCCGATCATGACCTTCGCCGTCGCGGTCTTCAGGCTCATGAGTTCACGGAACGTTGAAATAGCGATGGCTTTGAACACACTCTACTTTGCGTTCGTGCTTGTCTTGTTCACATTGGTGGAACTATCCAGAACTGGGGAGTGA
- the flgL gene encoding flagellar hook-associated protein FlgL yields MRITNNMINERTLFNIQQSLYRIARLHDKLSSGKEVQYPSDDAVIATRASNISSRLRELEQFKRNVDHIHNFIQSYDTTLQELSELYHRVRELMVRGANGTNTVDERNAIAAELKALKEHLIEVANTRVGDEFIFGGARSELKPVDDDGNIVIPIEANVRRRANALGYSITYGLTVYDVFVLENGKSVFSTIDDAILALQQGDERKLSEISLKEITLLEKSVMEHFATIGSTARMVEMVSSRLEDLKLFNTEYLSKEQDADLTKVLTSLSMQQSVLEAALKSAAMAIQKTLVDFVGG; encoded by the coding sequence ATGCGTATAACGAACAACATGATAAACGAGAGAACACTCTTTAACATACAGCAATCCCTCTACAGGATCGCCAGACTCCACGACAAACTCTCATCCGGTAAGGAAGTCCAGTACCCCAGCGATGATGCGGTTATTGCAACGCGCGCTTCGAACATTTCGAGCCGACTCAGGGAACTCGAGCAGTTCAAACGCAACGTCGACCATATCCACAACTTCATCCAGTCCTACGACACCACGCTCCAGGAACTCTCCGAACTTTACCACCGCGTGCGCGAACTAATGGTACGCGGTGCCAACGGGACGAACACGGTGGATGAAAGGAACGCGATAGCGGCCGAGTTGAAGGCACTGAAAGAACATCTGATAGAGGTTGCCAACACGCGCGTCGGTGATGAGTTCATATTCGGCGGTGCACGTTCGGAGTTGAAACCGGTAGACGATGATGGCAACATAGTTATCCCCATCGAGGCAAATGTGCGAAGACGAGCGAACGCACTCGGCTATAGCATAACCTACGGTTTGACCGTATACGATGTGTTCGTACTTGAAAACGGTAAGAGTGTTTTCTCAACAATAGACGACGCCATTTTAGCACTTCAACAGGGTGATGAACGAAAGCTTTCGGAGATATCGCTCAAAGAGATCACGTTACTCGAGAAATCCGTCATGGAACATTTCGCAACGATAGGTTCAACTGCGCGGATGGTCGAGATGGTCTCCTCCAGACTCGAGGACCTCAAGCTCTTCAACACCGAATACCTATCCAAAGAACAAGACGCGGACTTGACAAAAGTCTTGACGAGCCTCTCGATGCAACAATCCGTCCTCGAGGCGGCACTGAAATCGGCCGCGATGGCCATCCAAAAGACACTTGTTGATTTCGTGGGAGGATAA
- a CDS encoding beta-N-acetylhexosaminidase, translating into MDSVDNILLIPKPKAVELLNGKLRIGKNSEFATLFLDVDKEILSDTYLDQMNETFLKIGWRVRRGRGNGTSGLNVKIRLDPFEVNEPQGYRLTIQDDVEILARDREGAHYGLQTLKQILRQAGKDIPRLRINDFPDFPNRGVMLDISRDRIPKTDVLKELVEKLSELKINQLQLYTEHTFAYKNHRKVWEGFSPLTHEEIEELDKFCKSHFVELVPNQNTFGHMSKWLIHEEYRHLAETPEGFVAPWGQRYEFPFSLSPAVPESLKLIEDILGELLPLFSSSKVNIGCDETFDLCLGKSKELCKERGKGRVYLDFLLKIYTIAKRYKEKVMFWGDIIENHPELISELPRDLVPMIWGYEAGHPFQEKCKLFSSTGLEFYVCPGTSTWNSFVGRSENALKNIVNAVENGKKFGAIGVLVTDWGDNGHPQHLAFSYLGFAWSAWLSWNSITPDIREFLQTLNVHVYETGEDIATLVYEYGKLCERIFYTPNGTPYFYALVYPDRMSSQIERYNLDELRELRNHIEELDRKTASLKNCDIREQLLNGSEFVKLGLNVLEFLKLYADVQNVPDEIWERFAQALETFLMVDYRRIWMKYNRPGGFDQSVHKLSRILRVRNGDSSGLIF; encoded by the coding sequence ATGGATAGCGTTGATAACATTCTTTTAATCCCAAAACCCAAGGCAGTTGAACTCTTGAATGGTAAGCTGCGCATTGGAAAAAACTCGGAGTTCGCAACATTGTTTCTGGATGTGGACAAAGAAATTTTAAGTGACACGTACCTTGATCAAATGAACGAGACTTTTCTCAAAATAGGTTGGAGAGTGAGACGTGGAAGGGGAAACGGAACCTCCGGGTTAAACGTTAAGATTCGCCTGGATCCTTTCGAAGTCAACGAACCGCAGGGTTACCGGCTCACTATCCAAGACGACGTCGAAATCCTGGCTCGAGATCGGGAGGGTGCACACTACGGACTTCAAACACTGAAACAGATACTCAGGCAAGCGGGAAAAGACATTCCACGGCTCAGGATAAACGACTTTCCCGACTTCCCAAACAGAGGGGTAATGCTCGATATCAGCCGTGACCGGATTCCAAAGACGGATGTTCTGAAAGAACTCGTTGAAAAATTATCGGAGTTGAAAATCAACCAGCTCCAGCTCTACACCGAGCACACGTTCGCCTACAAAAATCACCGCAAGGTGTGGGAGGGCTTTTCGCCGCTCACGCACGAAGAAATCGAGGAACTTGACAAGTTTTGTAAAAGTCACTTCGTCGAACTCGTCCCCAATCAAAACACCTTTGGACACATGAGCAAGTGGCTCATCCACGAGGAATACCGTCACCTTGCCGAAACACCGGAGGGGTTCGTTGCCCCTTGGGGTCAGCGGTACGAGTTCCCGTTCTCACTATCGCCCGCGGTTCCGGAGAGTTTGAAGTTGATCGAAGACATACTGGGAGAACTCCTACCGCTGTTCTCCAGCTCGAAGGTAAACATAGGTTGTGATGAAACCTTCGATCTCTGTTTGGGTAAATCGAAAGAACTGTGCAAAGAGCGCGGAAAAGGTAGGGTTTATCTGGATTTCCTGCTCAAAATTTACACAATCGCTAAGAGGTACAAAGAGAAGGTCATGTTTTGGGGTGATATTATCGAAAATCATCCCGAACTCATATCGGAACTTCCACGTGACCTTGTCCCGATGATTTGGGGCTACGAGGCTGGTCACCCATTTCAAGAAAAATGCAAGCTTTTCAGCTCCACGGGTCTGGAATTCTACGTCTGTCCCGGTACGTCGACGTGGAATTCTTTCGTTGGGCGGAGTGAGAACGCGTTGAAAAACATCGTCAACGCCGTTGAGAACGGAAAGAAATTCGGCGCGATCGGTGTGCTTGTAACCGACTGGGGGGACAACGGTCATCCGCAACACTTAGCGTTCTCCTATCTTGGATTTGCCTGGAGCGCTTGGCTTTCGTGGAACTCCATCACACCGGACATTCGCGAATTTCTACAGACCTTGAACGTGCACGTTTACGAAACGGGAGAGGATATAGCTACGTTGGTCTACGAATACGGAAAGTTGTGCGAGCGGATCTTCTACACACCGAATGGTACACCCTATTTTTACGCACTCGTGTACCCAGATAGGATGTCCTCGCAAATCGAGCGCTACAACCTCGACGAGTTACGCGAGTTGAGAAACCACATCGAGGAACTTGACAGGAAAACGGCCTCGTTGAAAAATTGCGATATCAGGGAACAGTTGTTGAACGGTTCTGAGTTCGTAAAGCTCGGGTTGAACGTGCTGGAGTTTTTAAAGCTGTACGCGGATGTTCAAAATGTACCGGATGAGATTTGGGAAAGATTCGCTCAAGCACTTGAAACGTTCCTGATGGTAGATTATCGAAGGATATGGATGAAGTACAACAGACCTGGTGGGTTCGATCAGAGTGTCCACAAACTTTCCAGGATTCTGAGGGTCAGGAACGGGGACAGCTCTGGCCTCATATTTTAA
- a CDS encoding CD0519/CD1768 family membrane protein: MEQKKAFSLETFIFLAVVCLTFYLFLGTMGSANFFKTLMLTAHDLLLNTVFFIMAVAVLTGAFAALLDEFGVVHLVHLLLDKLMKPLYNLPGVAAMGILSTYFSDNPAIIALAKDKKFLAHFEKWQEPLLCNLGTAFGMGMIVSTFFIAQGGRAGVNLVPAVIVGNIATVFGSIVSVRLFAHWTKKRLGSVQKDIDRSTEKFRRIREGNVFERFLEAMLDGGRNGVEIGIGIIPGVLVISTFVMMLTFGPKDPSVGYQGLAYEGIAVFDKIGKLLFWPLKLLFGFDYPQLVAFPITCLGSTGAALALVPKFMDQGLIKPSDIAVFTAVGMTWSGYLSTHVGMMDALGYRYLTGKAILSHTIGGLVAGVSANLLYKLIVH, translated from the coding sequence ATGGAGCAGAAGAAGGCCTTCTCCCTTGAAACTTTCATCTTCCTCGCCGTAGTTTGCCTCACGTTTTACCTGTTCCTGGGTACGATGGGGAGTGCGAACTTTTTCAAGACCCTCATGTTAACAGCCCACGACCTTCTACTCAACACCGTGTTCTTCATCATGGCCGTTGCGGTGCTGACCGGGGCCTTCGCCGCACTACTTGACGAGTTCGGTGTGGTACATCTTGTGCACCTTCTACTCGATAAGCTCATGAAACCCCTCTACAACCTTCCCGGTGTCGCCGCGATGGGTATACTTTCGACCTATTTTTCGGATAATCCGGCGATCATAGCGTTGGCTAAGGATAAAAAGTTTTTGGCACATTTTGAAAAATGGCAGGAGCCTTTGCTTTGTAATTTAGGTACCGCGTTCGGCATGGGGATGATCGTCTCAACGTTCTTCATCGCACAAGGTGGTCGAGCCGGCGTCAACTTGGTTCCGGCGGTCATCGTGGGTAACATTGCAACGGTGTTCGGAAGTATCGTGAGTGTTAGGTTGTTCGCACACTGGACGAAAAAACGTCTGGGGAGTGTTCAAAAAGACATCGACCGTTCGACGGAAAAGTTTCGTAGGATTCGGGAAGGCAACGTGTTCGAGAGGTTCCTCGAAGCAATGCTTGATGGCGGGAGGAACGGGGTGGAGATTGGCATAGGTATCATCCCGGGAGTGCTCGTTATCAGCACATTCGTGATGATGCTCACGTTCGGCCCGAAAGATCCTTCGGTTGGTTACCAGGGACTCGCATACGAGGGTATCGCGGTCTTCGACAAAATCGGGAAATTACTCTTTTGGCCCCTGAAATTACTCTTCGGATTCGACTACCCGCAACTTGTTGCATTCCCCATCACGTGCCTCGGTTCGACCGGCGCCGCGCTCGCACTGGTACCGAAGTTCATGGATCAGGGACTCATAAAACCAAGCGATATCGCGGTTTTTACCGCCGTAGGTATGACCTGGAGCGGATATCTGAGCACGCACGTGGGAATGATGGATGCACTTGGTTACAGGTACCTAACCGGCAAGGCCATCCTCTCGCACACGATAGGAGGCCTCGTTGCCGGTGTTAGCGCGAACCTACTTTACAAGTTGATCGTCCATTGA